A single Meles meles chromosome 20, mMelMel3.1 paternal haplotype, whole genome shotgun sequence DNA region contains:
- the PRKCSH gene encoding glucosidase 2 subunit beta isoform X1 produces the protein MLLFLLLLPLCWAVEVKRPRGVSLTNHHFYDESKPFTCLDGSATVPFDQVNDDYCDCKDGSDEPGTAACPNGSFHCTNTGYKALYISSRWVNDGVCDCCDGTDEYNSGIVCENTCKEKGRKERETLQQMAEVTREGFRLKKILIEDWKKTREEKQEKLAELQAGKKSLEDQVEMLRLVKEEAEKPEKEAKDQHQKRWEEQQAASKAQREREMAASAFQELDDDLDGAVSVTELQTHPELDTDGDGALSEGEAQALLGGDSQTDASAFYDRVWAAIRDKYRSEQVLPASPPPAPSEPALTEPKEEQPPVPSPPMEEEEEDEDEEETEEEEEEEEEEEDSQVQGEQSQGAPPPLVPPQPAASPTEEDKMPPYDEQTQAFIDAAQEARSKFEEAERSLRDMEESIRNLEQEISFDFGPNGEFAYLYSQCYELTTNEYVYRLCPFKLVSQKPKLGGSPTSLGTWGSWAGPEHDKFSAMKYEQGTGCWQGPNRSTTVRLLCGKETVVTSTTEPSRCEYLMELMTPAACAEPPPEPPADGDHDEL, from the exons ATGTTACTGTTCCTGTTGCTGCTGCCCCTGTGCTGGGCCGTGGAGGTCAAGAGGCCCCGGGGCGTCTCCCTCACTA ACCATCACTTCTATGACGAGTCCAAGCCTTTCACTTGCCTGGACGGCTCTGCCACCGTCCCTTTTGATCAGGTCAATGATGACTACTGTGACTGCAAGGATGGCTCAGATGAGCCAG GTACAGCCGCCTGTCCTAACGGCAGCTTCCACTGCACCAACACGGGCTACAAAGCCCTGTACATCTCCTCCCGATGGGTCAACGACGGAGTTTGTG aCTGCTGTGACGGGACCGATGAATACAACAGCGGGATCGTCTGTGAGAACACCTGCAA AGAGAAGGGccggaaggagagagagacactgcAGCAGATGGCAGAGGTCACGCGAGAGGGGTTCCGCCTGAAGAAGATCCTTATCGAGGACTGGAAGAAGACTcgggaggagaagcag GAAAAGCTCGCTGAGCTACAGGCTGGGAAGAAGTCCCTGGAGGACCAGGTGGAGATGCTGCGCCTGGTGAAGGAGGAGGCCGAGAAGCCGGAGAAGGAGGCCAAAGACCAGCACCAGAAGCGGTGGGAAG AGCAGCAGGCCGCCTCCAAGGCCCAGCGGGAACGGGAGATGGCGGCCAGCGCCTTCCAGGAGCTGGATGACGATCTGGATGGGGC GGTCTCGGTCACCGAGCTGCAGACCCATCCGGAGCTGGACACCGACGGTGACGGGGCACTCTCAGAAGGGGAAGCTCAG GCCCTGCTGGGTGGAGACTCGCAAACTGACGCTTCTGCCTTCTACGACCGCGTCTGGGCTGCCATCAGGGACAAGTACAGGTCTGAG CAGGTGCTCCCCGCCAGCCCCCCGCCTGCACCTTCTGAGCCTGCCCTGACAGAGCCCAAGGAGGAGCAGCCCCCAGTGCCCTCGCCGCccatggaagaggaagaggaggacgaGGACGAAGAGGAGacggaagaagaggaggaggaggaagaggaggaggaagattcCCAGGTGCAGGGGGAGCAGTCCcag ggggccccacccccactggtTCCCCCGCAGCCTGCTGCCAGCCCCACGGAAGAGGACAAAATGCCCCCCTACGATGAGCAGACTCAGGCCTTCATTGACG ccGCCCAGGAGGCCCGCAGCAAGTTTGAGGAGGCTGAGCGGTCCTTGAGGGACATGGAGGAGTCCAtcag GAACTTGGAGCAGGAGATTTCCTTCGACTTCGGCCCCAACGGAGAGTTTGCCTACTTGTACAGCCAGTGCTACGAGCTCACCACCAACGA GTATGTCTACCGGCTCTGTCCCTTCAAGCTCGTCTCTCAGAAACCCAAGCTCGGCGGCTCCCCCACCAGCCTCGG CACCTGGGGCTCGTGGGCCGGCCCTGAGCACGACAAGTTCAGCGCCATGAAGTACGAGCAGGGCACGGGCTGCTGGCAGGGGCCCAACCGCTCCACCACC GTGCGCCTGCTGTGCGGAAAGGAGACGGTGGTGACCAGCACCACGGAGCCCAGCCGCTGCGAGTACCTCATGGAGCTGATGACGCCGGCGGCCTGCGCGGAGCCACCGCCCGAGCCGCCCGCCGACGGCGACCACGACGAGCTCtag
- the PRKCSH gene encoding glucosidase 2 subunit beta isoform X5 produces MLLFLLLLPLCWAVEVKRPRGVSLTNHHFYDESKPFTCLDGSATVPFDQVNDDYCDCKDGSDEPGTAACPNGSFHCTNTGYKALYISSRWVNDGVCDCCDGTDEYNSGIVCENTCKEKGRKERETLQQMAEVTREGFRLKKILIEDWKKTREEKQEKLAELQAGKKSLEDQVEMLRLVKEEAEKPEKEAKDQHQKRWEEQQAASKAQREREMAASAFQELDDDLDGAVSVTELQTHPELDTDGDGALSEGEAQALLGGDSQTDASAFYDRVWAAIRDKYRSEQVLPASPPPAPSEPALTEPKEEQPPVPSPPMEEEEEDEDEEETEEEEEEEEEEEDSQVQGEQSQPAASPTEEDKMPPYDEQTQAFIDAAQEARSKFEEAERSLRDMEESIRNLEQEISFDFGPNGEFAYLYSQCYELTTNEYVYRLCPFKLVSQKPKLGGSPTSLGTWGSWAGPEHDKFSAMKYEQGTGCWQGPNRSTTVRLLCGKETVVTSTTEPSRCEYLMELMTPAACAEPPPEPPADGDHDEL; encoded by the exons ATGTTACTGTTCCTGTTGCTGCTGCCCCTGTGCTGGGCCGTGGAGGTCAAGAGGCCCCGGGGCGTCTCCCTCACTA ACCATCACTTCTATGACGAGTCCAAGCCTTTCACTTGCCTGGACGGCTCTGCCACCGTCCCTTTTGATCAGGTCAATGATGACTACTGTGACTGCAAGGATGGCTCAGATGAGCCAG GTACAGCCGCCTGTCCTAACGGCAGCTTCCACTGCACCAACACGGGCTACAAAGCCCTGTACATCTCCTCCCGATGGGTCAACGACGGAGTTTGTG aCTGCTGTGACGGGACCGATGAATACAACAGCGGGATCGTCTGTGAGAACACCTGCAA AGAGAAGGGccggaaggagagagagacactgcAGCAGATGGCAGAGGTCACGCGAGAGGGGTTCCGCCTGAAGAAGATCCTTATCGAGGACTGGAAGAAGACTcgggaggagaagcag GAAAAGCTCGCTGAGCTACAGGCTGGGAAGAAGTCCCTGGAGGACCAGGTGGAGATGCTGCGCCTGGTGAAGGAGGAGGCCGAGAAGCCGGAGAAGGAGGCCAAAGACCAGCACCAGAAGCGGTGGGAAG AGCAGCAGGCCGCCTCCAAGGCCCAGCGGGAACGGGAGATGGCGGCCAGCGCCTTCCAGGAGCTGGATGACGATCTGGATGGGGC GGTCTCGGTCACCGAGCTGCAGACCCATCCGGAGCTGGACACCGACGGTGACGGGGCACTCTCAGAAGGGGAAGCTCAG GCCCTGCTGGGTGGAGACTCGCAAACTGACGCTTCTGCCTTCTACGACCGCGTCTGGGCTGCCATCAGGGACAAGTACAGGTCTGAG CAGGTGCTCCCCGCCAGCCCCCCGCCTGCACCTTCTGAGCCTGCCCTGACAGAGCCCAAGGAGGAGCAGCCCCCAGTGCCCTCGCCGCccatggaagaggaagaggaggacgaGGACGAAGAGGAGacggaagaagaggaggaggaggaagaggaggaggaagattcCCAGGTGCAGGGGGAGCAGTCCcag CCTGCTGCCAGCCCCACGGAAGAGGACAAAATGCCCCCCTACGATGAGCAGACTCAGGCCTTCATTGACG ccGCCCAGGAGGCCCGCAGCAAGTTTGAGGAGGCTGAGCGGTCCTTGAGGGACATGGAGGAGTCCAtcag GAACTTGGAGCAGGAGATTTCCTTCGACTTCGGCCCCAACGGAGAGTTTGCCTACTTGTACAGCCAGTGCTACGAGCTCACCACCAACGA GTATGTCTACCGGCTCTGTCCCTTCAAGCTCGTCTCTCAGAAACCCAAGCTCGGCGGCTCCCCCACCAGCCTCGG CACCTGGGGCTCGTGGGCCGGCCCTGAGCACGACAAGTTCAGCGCCATGAAGTACGAGCAGGGCACGGGCTGCTGGCAGGGGCCCAACCGCTCCACCACC GTGCGCCTGCTGTGCGGAAAGGAGACGGTGGTGACCAGCACCACGGAGCCCAGCCGCTGCGAGTACCTCATGGAGCTGATGACGCCGGCGGCCTGCGCGGAGCCACCGCCCGAGCCGCCCGCCGACGGCGACCACGACGAGCTCtag
- the PRKCSH gene encoding glucosidase 2 subunit beta isoform X3 gives MLLFLLLLPLCWAVEVKRPRGVSLTNHHFYDESKPFTCLDGSATVPFDQVNDDYCDCKDGSDEPGTAACPNGSFHCTNTGYKALYISSRWVNDGVCDCCDGTDEYNSGIVCENTCKEKGRKERETLQQMAEVTREGFRLKKILIEDWKKTREEKQEKLAELQAGKKSLEDQVEMLRLVKEEAEKPEKEAKDQHQKRWEEQQAASKAQREREMAASAFQELDDDLDGAVSVTELQTHPELDTDGDGALSEGEAQALLGGDSQTDASAFYDRVWAAIRDKYRSEQVLPASPPPAPSEPALTEPKEEQPPVPSPPMEEEEEDEDEEETEEEEEEEEEEEDSQGAPPPLVPPQPAASPTEEDKMPPYDEQTQAFIDAAQEARSKFEEAERSLRDMEESIRNLEQEISFDFGPNGEFAYLYSQCYELTTNEYVYRLCPFKLVSQKPKLGGSPTSLGTWGSWAGPEHDKFSAMKYEQGTGCWQGPNRSTTVRLLCGKETVVTSTTEPSRCEYLMELMTPAACAEPPPEPPADGDHDEL, from the exons ATGTTACTGTTCCTGTTGCTGCTGCCCCTGTGCTGGGCCGTGGAGGTCAAGAGGCCCCGGGGCGTCTCCCTCACTA ACCATCACTTCTATGACGAGTCCAAGCCTTTCACTTGCCTGGACGGCTCTGCCACCGTCCCTTTTGATCAGGTCAATGATGACTACTGTGACTGCAAGGATGGCTCAGATGAGCCAG GTACAGCCGCCTGTCCTAACGGCAGCTTCCACTGCACCAACACGGGCTACAAAGCCCTGTACATCTCCTCCCGATGGGTCAACGACGGAGTTTGTG aCTGCTGTGACGGGACCGATGAATACAACAGCGGGATCGTCTGTGAGAACACCTGCAA AGAGAAGGGccggaaggagagagagacactgcAGCAGATGGCAGAGGTCACGCGAGAGGGGTTCCGCCTGAAGAAGATCCTTATCGAGGACTGGAAGAAGACTcgggaggagaagcag GAAAAGCTCGCTGAGCTACAGGCTGGGAAGAAGTCCCTGGAGGACCAGGTGGAGATGCTGCGCCTGGTGAAGGAGGAGGCCGAGAAGCCGGAGAAGGAGGCCAAAGACCAGCACCAGAAGCGGTGGGAAG AGCAGCAGGCCGCCTCCAAGGCCCAGCGGGAACGGGAGATGGCGGCCAGCGCCTTCCAGGAGCTGGATGACGATCTGGATGGGGC GGTCTCGGTCACCGAGCTGCAGACCCATCCGGAGCTGGACACCGACGGTGACGGGGCACTCTCAGAAGGGGAAGCTCAG GCCCTGCTGGGTGGAGACTCGCAAACTGACGCTTCTGCCTTCTACGACCGCGTCTGGGCTGCCATCAGGGACAAGTACAGGTCTGAG CAGGTGCTCCCCGCCAGCCCCCCGCCTGCACCTTCTGAGCCTGCCCTGACAGAGCCCAAGGAGGAGCAGCCCCCAGTGCCCTCGCCGCccatggaagaggaagaggaggacgaGGACGAAGAGGAGacggaagaagaggaggaggaggaagaggaggaggaagattcCCAG ggggccccacccccactggtTCCCCCGCAGCCTGCTGCCAGCCCCACGGAAGAGGACAAAATGCCCCCCTACGATGAGCAGACTCAGGCCTTCATTGACG ccGCCCAGGAGGCCCGCAGCAAGTTTGAGGAGGCTGAGCGGTCCTTGAGGGACATGGAGGAGTCCAtcag GAACTTGGAGCAGGAGATTTCCTTCGACTTCGGCCCCAACGGAGAGTTTGCCTACTTGTACAGCCAGTGCTACGAGCTCACCACCAACGA GTATGTCTACCGGCTCTGTCCCTTCAAGCTCGTCTCTCAGAAACCCAAGCTCGGCGGCTCCCCCACCAGCCTCGG CACCTGGGGCTCGTGGGCCGGCCCTGAGCACGACAAGTTCAGCGCCATGAAGTACGAGCAGGGCACGGGCTGCTGGCAGGGGCCCAACCGCTCCACCACC GTGCGCCTGCTGTGCGGAAAGGAGACGGTGGTGACCAGCACCACGGAGCCCAGCCGCTGCGAGTACCTCATGGAGCTGATGACGCCGGCGGCCTGCGCGGAGCCACCGCCCGAGCCGCCCGCCGACGGCGACCACGACGAGCTCtag
- the PRKCSH gene encoding glucosidase 2 subunit beta isoform X2, producing MLLFLLLLPLCWAVEVKRPRGVSLTNHHFYDESKPFTCLDGSATVPFDQVNDDYCDCKDGSDEPGTAACPNGSFHCTNTGYKALYISSRWVNDGVCDCCDGTDEYNSGIVCENTCKEKGRKERETLQQMAEVTREGFRLKKILIEDWKKTREEKQEKLAELQAGKKSLEDQVEMLRLVKEEAEKPEKEAKDQHQKRWEEQQAASKAQREREMAASAFQELDDDLDGAVSVTELQTHPELDTDGDGALSEGEAQALLGGDSQTDASAFYDRVWAAIRDKYRSEVLPASPPPAPSEPALTEPKEEQPPVPSPPMEEEEEDEDEEETEEEEEEEEEEEDSQVQGEQSQGAPPPLVPPQPAASPTEEDKMPPYDEQTQAFIDAAQEARSKFEEAERSLRDMEESIRNLEQEISFDFGPNGEFAYLYSQCYELTTNEYVYRLCPFKLVSQKPKLGGSPTSLGTWGSWAGPEHDKFSAMKYEQGTGCWQGPNRSTTVRLLCGKETVVTSTTEPSRCEYLMELMTPAACAEPPPEPPADGDHDEL from the exons ATGTTACTGTTCCTGTTGCTGCTGCCCCTGTGCTGGGCCGTGGAGGTCAAGAGGCCCCGGGGCGTCTCCCTCACTA ACCATCACTTCTATGACGAGTCCAAGCCTTTCACTTGCCTGGACGGCTCTGCCACCGTCCCTTTTGATCAGGTCAATGATGACTACTGTGACTGCAAGGATGGCTCAGATGAGCCAG GTACAGCCGCCTGTCCTAACGGCAGCTTCCACTGCACCAACACGGGCTACAAAGCCCTGTACATCTCCTCCCGATGGGTCAACGACGGAGTTTGTG aCTGCTGTGACGGGACCGATGAATACAACAGCGGGATCGTCTGTGAGAACACCTGCAA AGAGAAGGGccggaaggagagagagacactgcAGCAGATGGCAGAGGTCACGCGAGAGGGGTTCCGCCTGAAGAAGATCCTTATCGAGGACTGGAAGAAGACTcgggaggagaagcag GAAAAGCTCGCTGAGCTACAGGCTGGGAAGAAGTCCCTGGAGGACCAGGTGGAGATGCTGCGCCTGGTGAAGGAGGAGGCCGAGAAGCCGGAGAAGGAGGCCAAAGACCAGCACCAGAAGCGGTGGGAAG AGCAGCAGGCCGCCTCCAAGGCCCAGCGGGAACGGGAGATGGCGGCCAGCGCCTTCCAGGAGCTGGATGACGATCTGGATGGGGC GGTCTCGGTCACCGAGCTGCAGACCCATCCGGAGCTGGACACCGACGGTGACGGGGCACTCTCAGAAGGGGAAGCTCAG GCCCTGCTGGGTGGAGACTCGCAAACTGACGCTTCTGCCTTCTACGACCGCGTCTGGGCTGCCATCAGGGACAAGTACAGGTCTGAG GTGCTCCCCGCCAGCCCCCCGCCTGCACCTTCTGAGCCTGCCCTGACAGAGCCCAAGGAGGAGCAGCCCCCAGTGCCCTCGCCGCccatggaagaggaagaggaggacgaGGACGAAGAGGAGacggaagaagaggaggaggaggaagaggaggaggaagattcCCAGGTGCAGGGGGAGCAGTCCcag ggggccccacccccactggtTCCCCCGCAGCCTGCTGCCAGCCCCACGGAAGAGGACAAAATGCCCCCCTACGATGAGCAGACTCAGGCCTTCATTGACG ccGCCCAGGAGGCCCGCAGCAAGTTTGAGGAGGCTGAGCGGTCCTTGAGGGACATGGAGGAGTCCAtcag GAACTTGGAGCAGGAGATTTCCTTCGACTTCGGCCCCAACGGAGAGTTTGCCTACTTGTACAGCCAGTGCTACGAGCTCACCACCAACGA GTATGTCTACCGGCTCTGTCCCTTCAAGCTCGTCTCTCAGAAACCCAAGCTCGGCGGCTCCCCCACCAGCCTCGG CACCTGGGGCTCGTGGGCCGGCCCTGAGCACGACAAGTTCAGCGCCATGAAGTACGAGCAGGGCACGGGCTGCTGGCAGGGGCCCAACCGCTCCACCACC GTGCGCCTGCTGTGCGGAAAGGAGACGGTGGTGACCAGCACCACGGAGCCCAGCCGCTGCGAGTACCTCATGGAGCTGATGACGCCGGCGGCCTGCGCGGAGCCACCGCCCGAGCCGCCCGCCGACGGCGACCACGACGAGCTCtag
- the PRKCSH gene encoding glucosidase 2 subunit beta isoform X6: MLLFLLLLPLCWAVEVKRPRGVSLTNHHFYDESKPFTCLDGSATVPFDQVNDDYCDCKDGSDEPGTAACPNGSFHCTNTGYKALYISSRWVNDGVCDCCDGTDEYNSGIVCENTCKEKGRKERETLQQMAEVTREGFRLKKILIEDWKKTREEKQEKLAELQAGKKSLEDQVEMLRLVKEEAEKPEKEAKDQHQKRWEEQQAASKAQREREMAASAFQELDDDLDGAVSVTELQTHPELDTDGDGALSEGEAQALLGGDSQTDASAFYDRVWAAIRDKYRSEVLPASPPPAPSEPALTEPKEEQPPVPSPPMEEEEEDEDEEETEEEEEEEEEEEDSQVQGEQSQPAASPTEEDKMPPYDEQTQAFIDAAQEARSKFEEAERSLRDMEESIRNLEQEISFDFGPNGEFAYLYSQCYELTTNEYVYRLCPFKLVSQKPKLGGSPTSLGTWGSWAGPEHDKFSAMKYEQGTGCWQGPNRSTTVRLLCGKETVVTSTTEPSRCEYLMELMTPAACAEPPPEPPADGDHDEL, encoded by the exons ATGTTACTGTTCCTGTTGCTGCTGCCCCTGTGCTGGGCCGTGGAGGTCAAGAGGCCCCGGGGCGTCTCCCTCACTA ACCATCACTTCTATGACGAGTCCAAGCCTTTCACTTGCCTGGACGGCTCTGCCACCGTCCCTTTTGATCAGGTCAATGATGACTACTGTGACTGCAAGGATGGCTCAGATGAGCCAG GTACAGCCGCCTGTCCTAACGGCAGCTTCCACTGCACCAACACGGGCTACAAAGCCCTGTACATCTCCTCCCGATGGGTCAACGACGGAGTTTGTG aCTGCTGTGACGGGACCGATGAATACAACAGCGGGATCGTCTGTGAGAACACCTGCAA AGAGAAGGGccggaaggagagagagacactgcAGCAGATGGCAGAGGTCACGCGAGAGGGGTTCCGCCTGAAGAAGATCCTTATCGAGGACTGGAAGAAGACTcgggaggagaagcag GAAAAGCTCGCTGAGCTACAGGCTGGGAAGAAGTCCCTGGAGGACCAGGTGGAGATGCTGCGCCTGGTGAAGGAGGAGGCCGAGAAGCCGGAGAAGGAGGCCAAAGACCAGCACCAGAAGCGGTGGGAAG AGCAGCAGGCCGCCTCCAAGGCCCAGCGGGAACGGGAGATGGCGGCCAGCGCCTTCCAGGAGCTGGATGACGATCTGGATGGGGC GGTCTCGGTCACCGAGCTGCAGACCCATCCGGAGCTGGACACCGACGGTGACGGGGCACTCTCAGAAGGGGAAGCTCAG GCCCTGCTGGGTGGAGACTCGCAAACTGACGCTTCTGCCTTCTACGACCGCGTCTGGGCTGCCATCAGGGACAAGTACAGGTCTGAG GTGCTCCCCGCCAGCCCCCCGCCTGCACCTTCTGAGCCTGCCCTGACAGAGCCCAAGGAGGAGCAGCCCCCAGTGCCCTCGCCGCccatggaagaggaagaggaggacgaGGACGAAGAGGAGacggaagaagaggaggaggaggaagaggaggaggaagattcCCAGGTGCAGGGGGAGCAGTCCcag CCTGCTGCCAGCCCCACGGAAGAGGACAAAATGCCCCCCTACGATGAGCAGACTCAGGCCTTCATTGACG ccGCCCAGGAGGCCCGCAGCAAGTTTGAGGAGGCTGAGCGGTCCTTGAGGGACATGGAGGAGTCCAtcag GAACTTGGAGCAGGAGATTTCCTTCGACTTCGGCCCCAACGGAGAGTTTGCCTACTTGTACAGCCAGTGCTACGAGCTCACCACCAACGA GTATGTCTACCGGCTCTGTCCCTTCAAGCTCGTCTCTCAGAAACCCAAGCTCGGCGGCTCCCCCACCAGCCTCGG CACCTGGGGCTCGTGGGCCGGCCCTGAGCACGACAAGTTCAGCGCCATGAAGTACGAGCAGGGCACGGGCTGCTGGCAGGGGCCCAACCGCTCCACCACC GTGCGCCTGCTGTGCGGAAAGGAGACGGTGGTGACCAGCACCACGGAGCCCAGCCGCTGCGAGTACCTCATGGAGCTGATGACGCCGGCGGCCTGCGCGGAGCCACCGCCCGAGCCGCCCGCCGACGGCGACCACGACGAGCTCtag
- the PRKCSH gene encoding glucosidase 2 subunit beta isoform X4, producing MLLFLLLLPLCWAVEVKRPRGVSLTNHHFYDESKPFTCLDGSATVPFDQVNDDYCDCKDGSDEPGTAACPNGSFHCTNTGYKALYISSRWVNDGVCDCCDGTDEYNSGIVCENTCKEKGRKERETLQQMAEVTREGFRLKKILIEDWKKTREEKQEKLAELQAGKKSLEDQVEMLRLVKEEAEKPEKEAKDQHQKRWEEQQAASKAQREREMAASAFQELDDDLDGAVSVTELQTHPELDTDGDGALSEGEAQALLGGDSQTDASAFYDRVWAAIRDKYRSEVLPASPPPAPSEPALTEPKEEQPPVPSPPMEEEEEDEDEEETEEEEEEEEEEEDSQGAPPPLVPPQPAASPTEEDKMPPYDEQTQAFIDAAQEARSKFEEAERSLRDMEESIRNLEQEISFDFGPNGEFAYLYSQCYELTTNEYVYRLCPFKLVSQKPKLGGSPTSLGTWGSWAGPEHDKFSAMKYEQGTGCWQGPNRSTTVRLLCGKETVVTSTTEPSRCEYLMELMTPAACAEPPPEPPADGDHDEL from the exons ATGTTACTGTTCCTGTTGCTGCTGCCCCTGTGCTGGGCCGTGGAGGTCAAGAGGCCCCGGGGCGTCTCCCTCACTA ACCATCACTTCTATGACGAGTCCAAGCCTTTCACTTGCCTGGACGGCTCTGCCACCGTCCCTTTTGATCAGGTCAATGATGACTACTGTGACTGCAAGGATGGCTCAGATGAGCCAG GTACAGCCGCCTGTCCTAACGGCAGCTTCCACTGCACCAACACGGGCTACAAAGCCCTGTACATCTCCTCCCGATGGGTCAACGACGGAGTTTGTG aCTGCTGTGACGGGACCGATGAATACAACAGCGGGATCGTCTGTGAGAACACCTGCAA AGAGAAGGGccggaaggagagagagacactgcAGCAGATGGCAGAGGTCACGCGAGAGGGGTTCCGCCTGAAGAAGATCCTTATCGAGGACTGGAAGAAGACTcgggaggagaagcag GAAAAGCTCGCTGAGCTACAGGCTGGGAAGAAGTCCCTGGAGGACCAGGTGGAGATGCTGCGCCTGGTGAAGGAGGAGGCCGAGAAGCCGGAGAAGGAGGCCAAAGACCAGCACCAGAAGCGGTGGGAAG AGCAGCAGGCCGCCTCCAAGGCCCAGCGGGAACGGGAGATGGCGGCCAGCGCCTTCCAGGAGCTGGATGACGATCTGGATGGGGC GGTCTCGGTCACCGAGCTGCAGACCCATCCGGAGCTGGACACCGACGGTGACGGGGCACTCTCAGAAGGGGAAGCTCAG GCCCTGCTGGGTGGAGACTCGCAAACTGACGCTTCTGCCTTCTACGACCGCGTCTGGGCTGCCATCAGGGACAAGTACAGGTCTGAG GTGCTCCCCGCCAGCCCCCCGCCTGCACCTTCTGAGCCTGCCCTGACAGAGCCCAAGGAGGAGCAGCCCCCAGTGCCCTCGCCGCccatggaagaggaagaggaggacgaGGACGAAGAGGAGacggaagaagaggaggaggaggaagaggaggaggaagattcCCAG ggggccccacccccactggtTCCCCCGCAGCCTGCTGCCAGCCCCACGGAAGAGGACAAAATGCCCCCCTACGATGAGCAGACTCAGGCCTTCATTGACG ccGCCCAGGAGGCCCGCAGCAAGTTTGAGGAGGCTGAGCGGTCCTTGAGGGACATGGAGGAGTCCAtcag GAACTTGGAGCAGGAGATTTCCTTCGACTTCGGCCCCAACGGAGAGTTTGCCTACTTGTACAGCCAGTGCTACGAGCTCACCACCAACGA GTATGTCTACCGGCTCTGTCCCTTCAAGCTCGTCTCTCAGAAACCCAAGCTCGGCGGCTCCCCCACCAGCCTCGG CACCTGGGGCTCGTGGGCCGGCCCTGAGCACGACAAGTTCAGCGCCATGAAGTACGAGCAGGGCACGGGCTGCTGGCAGGGGCCCAACCGCTCCACCACC GTGCGCCTGCTGTGCGGAAAGGAGACGGTGGTGACCAGCACCACGGAGCCCAGCCGCTGCGAGTACCTCATGGAGCTGATGACGCCGGCGGCCTGCGCGGAGCCACCGCCCGAGCCGCCCGCCGACGGCGACCACGACGAGCTCtag